The following proteins are encoded in a genomic region of Lutra lutra chromosome 16, mLutLut1.2, whole genome shotgun sequence:
- the SCARF1 gene encoding scavenger receptor class F member 1 produces MAARPFTLVSSGKALEGSRKGVGSCGGQTNPSPPAERAAMGPRLLLLLLLWTQGTQESKLDPNGQHVCLASSPSAEIQCCPGWRQKDQECTIPICEGLDACREDEVCVKPGLCRCKPGFFGAQCNSRCPGQYWGPDCREICACHPHGQCEPATGVCHCQADRWGGRCEFACACGPHGRCDPATGACRCEPGWWSSTCRRPCQCNPAAARCDQADGSCRCEPGWWGRRCSFRCACHGSPCAQETGRCACRPGWWGPECRQQCECVRGRCSAVSGQCACPPGFRGARCELPCRAGSYGPHCRDSCGHCKHKEPCSADTGSCESCEPGWNGTQCHQPCPPGTFGESCGQLCPHCRLGEACQPDTGHCQHCDPGWLGPRCEDPCPTGTYGEGCSSACPTCVQGTCDAVTGECICHAGYWGSSCNTSCPPGFHGNNCSVPCECPEGPCNPVSGACQLGHHSRDAALIAGILVPLLLLLLGLIFCACCCWAARLDPKDRPAHDGAAVSRMKLQVWGALSSLGSALPCGSFSSHKLPWVTVSHHDPEIPFNHSFIEPPSAGWASDDSFSSDPESGEDESPAYCVPPQEGMVTMAHGEFPEASLAGGPVPPPEDASTPFPIPRTSSLARAKRPSVSFAEGTKFAPQSRRSSGEISSPLRKSKRLSRGAQLGPESQEAEESMGSEKAEMDETPPGAASPRDSATGRRRLPLGGRTVAERVEAIEGSVLEGSGSVTTIYMLAGTPQLSEGPVRSVLRHFGSFQKGQAGPKVKSAIPKPPRRALSRNKGSPGLASGSAKQSPSLAPNDELTRSLESVETGPEEVARGLGDGTKNSGRAQELAPESGPQEQDPQKLADEEEQEEPQYENVAPISGPPAP; encoded by the exons ATGGCAGCCCGCCCCTTCACACTGGTTTCCTCAGGAAAGGCCttggaaggaagcaggaagggggttgggagctGTGGGGGCCAGACTAACCCAAGCCCTCCGGCTGAACGGGCCGCCATGGGACCGAGGCTGCTTCTACTGTTGCTGCTCTGGACACAGGGGACCCAGGAGTCCAAGCTGGACCCCAATGGGCAGCATGTCTGCCTGGCGAGCAG CCCCTCTGCTGAGATCCAGTGCTGCCCAGGCTGGAGGCAGAAAGATCAAGAATGCACTATCC CCATCTGTGAGGGGCTAGATGCCTGCCGGGAAGATGAAGTCTGTGTGAAACCAGGCCTCTGTCGATGCAAACCTGGATTCTTCGGGGCCCAGTGCAACTCCC GCTGCCCCGGCCAGTACTGGGGCCCCGACTGCCGTGAGATCTGTGCCTGCCACCCACACGGCCAGTGCGAGCCGGCCACGGGCGTGTGCCACTGCCAAGCGGACCGCTGGGGCGGCCGTTGTGAGTTCGCGTGCGCCTGCGGCCCGCACGGGCGTTGCGACCCCGCGACAGGCGCGTGCCGCTGCGAGCCCGGCTGGTGGTCGTCCACTTGCCGCCGCCCATGCCAGTGCAACCCGGCGGCGGCGCGCTGCGATCAAGCCGACGGCTCCTGCCGCTGCGAGCCGGGCTGGTGGGGCCGCCGCTGCAGCTTCCGCTGCGCCTGCCACGGCTCCCCGTGCGCGCAGGAGACGGGCCGCTGCGCCTGCCGCCCGGGCTGGTGGGGCCCCGAGTGCCGGCAGCAGTGCGAGTGTGTGCGCGGCCGCTGCAGCGCCGTCTCTGGTCAGTGCGCCTGCCCGCCGGGCTTCCGCGGTGCCCGCTGCGAGCTGCCCTGCCGCGCCGGCAGCTACGGGCCTCACTGCCGCGACAG ctgTGGCCACTGCAAGCACAAGGAGCCATGCTCTGCAGACACAGGCAGCTGTGAGTCCTGCGAGCCGGGCTGGAACGGAACCCAGTgccaccagccctgcccacctgGCACTTTTGGCGAGAGCTGTGGACAGCTGTGCCCCCACTGCCGGCTTGGGGAGGCCTGTCAGCCAGATACTGGGCACTGTCAGCACTGTGACCCTGGGTGGCTGGGGCCCAG GTGCGAAGACCCCTGCCCGACCGGCACCTATGGGGAGGGCTGTAGCTCTGCCTGCCCCACCTGTGTTCAGGGAACCTGTGATGCTGTGACCGGGGAGTGTATCTGCCACGCTGGCTACTGGGGATCCAG CTGCAACACTTCATGCCCACCTGGCTTCCATGGCAACAACTGCTCTGTTCCCTGTGAATGTCCTGAGGGACCCTGCAACCCTGTCTCTGGGGCCTGCCAGCTGG gGCACCACAGTCGGGATGCAGCCCTCATCGCAGGCATCCTTgtgcctctgctgctgcttctcctgggcCTCATTTTCTGTGCCTGCTGCTGCTGGGCCGCCCGGTTGGACCCCAAGGACAG GCCAGCACACGATGGAGCTGCTGTGTCCAGGATGAAGCTGCAGGTCTGGGGGGCACTGAGCAGCCTGGGCTCGGCACTACCCTGTGGTAGCTTCAGCAGCCACAAGCTTCCCTGGGTGACAG TCTCTCACCATGACCCGGAGATCCCCTTCAACCACAGCTTCATTGAGCCTCCCTCGGCTGGCTGGGCCTCAGATGACTCCTTCTCTTCTGATCCCGAGTCCGGAGAAGACGAGAGCCCGGCCTACTGTGTACCACCCCAAGAAG GGATGGTCACTATGGCCCATGGAGAGTTTCCAGAAGCCAGCCTGGCTGGAGGTCCCGTCCCTCCCCCCGAGGATGCCTCCACCCCATTTCCCATCCCGCGCACTTCCAGCCTCGCCCGGGCCAAACGGCCATCAGTCTCCTTTGCCGAAGGCACCAAGTTTGCCCCACAGAGTCGCCGAAGCTCAGGGGAAATCTCCAGTCCTCTGCGAAAGTCCAAGAGGCTCTCCCGGGGGGCCCAGTTGGGCCCTGAAAGCCAGGAGGCTGAGGAGTCCATGGGCTCAGAGAAAGCAGAAATGGATGAGACCCCTCCTGGTGCTGCCAGCCCCAGGGATTCAGCCACTGGCCGCCGCCGGCTACCTCTTGGTGGCCGGACAGTGGCTGAGCGTGTAGAAGCCATTGAGGGCAGTGTCCTGGAGGGCTCAGGCTCTGTGACTACGATCTACATGCTGGCAGGGACACCCCAGTTATCTGAGGGCCCTGTCCGGTCTGTTCTCCGCCATTTTGGTAGCTTCCAGAAAGGCCAGGCAGGGCCCAAGGTCAAGAGTGCCATCCCCAAGCCTCCACGCCGGGCCCTTAGTCGAAATAAGGGCAGCCCTGGACTAGCCTCTGGCTCTGCCAAGCAGAGTCCCAGCCTAGCCCCAAATGATGAGCTTACTAGGTCCTTAGAGTCTGTAGAAACTGGGCCAGAGGAAGTGgccagggggctgggggatggtACCAAGAACTCAGGAAGGGCCCAGGAGCTGGCCCCTGAGAGTGGCCCCCAAGAACAGGATCCCCAAAAGCTGGCTGatgaggaagagcaggaggagcCCCAGTATGAGAACGTTGCACCCATCTCTGGGCCACCAGCACCCTGA
- the RILP gene encoding rab-interacting lysosomal protein isoform X2, translated as MEPRKAVPGVHSCGPRVAAGSGTAAELVYHLAGALGTELKELARRFGPEAAARLVPLVVRALELLEKAAVGPDPDSLQVSAQQAEAELRRLREENERLRRELRSGPQEERALLRQLKEVTDRQRDELRAHSRDLQQRSQETEALQEQLQRLLLVNAELRHKLAAVQTQLRAARDRERERELQSQGAVELARDRAAGAGNEQRQEPERATADAGAPENPEDPAGALQQPGHPSKAGQCSFSREELEQILQERNELKANVFLLKEELAYFQRELLTDHRVPGLLVEAMKVAVKKQRKKIKAKMLGIPEEAESSDDEDSSWLLLSSDKGAHPAPTESRIQSFFGLSYQGETEAPEAQTSSMAPSELGGEEEAPQHPHLEPGGSPTFLNS; from the exons ATGGAGCCCAGGAAGGCGGTGCCTGGGGTGCATAGCTGCGGGCCTCGGGTGGCCGCGGGGTCAGGGACGGCTGCGGAGCTCGTGTACCATCTAGCGGGGGCCCTGGGCACGGAGCTGAAGGAGCTGGCGCGCCGCTTCGGGCCGGAGGCGGCGGCCAGGCTGGTGCCGCTCGTGGTGCGGGCGCTGGAGCTCCTGGAAAAGGCTGCGGTGGGGCCGGACCCAGACTCA CTGCAGGTGTCCGCGCAGCAGGCCGAAGCGGAGCTGCGGCGGCTGCGGGAGGAGAACGAGCGCCTCCGCAGGGAGCTGCGCTCCGGGCCACAGG AGGAGCGCGCTCTCCTGAGGCAGCTCAAGGAAGTGACCGACCGCCAGCGGGACGAGCTCCGCGCGCACAGCAGAGACCTGCAGCAGCGCAGCCAGGAGACCGAGGCG CTGCAGGAGCAGCTGCAGCGCCTCCTACTGGTGAACGCGGAGCTGCGGCACAAGCTGGCCGCGGTACAGACTCAGCTGCGCGCCGCGAGGGACCGCGAGAGGGAGCGGGAACTGCAGAGCCAGGGGGCCGTGGAGCTGGCCCGGGATCGGGCCGCGGGCGCCGGGAACGAGCAGAGGCAGGAGCCCGAGCGGGCCACCGCAGACGCAGGAGCCCCGGAGAACCCTGAGGACCCG GCGGGTGCTCTGCAGCAGCCAGGCCACCCCTCCAAGGCAGGACAGTGCAGCTTCAGTCGAGAGGAGCTCGAGCAGATCCTTCAGGAGCGGAATGAGCTCAAAGCCAATGTGTTCCTGCTGAAGGAGGAGTTGGCCTACTTCCAGCG GGAGCTGCTCACAGACCACCGGGTTCCTGGGCTTCTGGTTGAGGCCATGAAGGTGGCTGtcaagaagcaaaggaagaagatCAAGGCCAAGATGTTAGGGAtcccagaggaggcagagagcag TGACGATGAAGACAGCTCATGGCTCCTGCTCTCCAGTGATAAGGGAGCCCACCCTGCACCCACTGAGTCCAGAATACAAAGTTT CTTTGGCCTGTCCTATCAGGGTGAAACAGAGGCCCCCGAAGCCCAGACCAGCAGCATGGCTCCCAGTGAGCtagggggagaagaggaggccCCACAGCATCCCCACTTGGAGCCTGGGGGCAGCCCCACATTCCTCAATTCCTGA
- the RILP gene encoding rab-interacting lysosomal protein isoform X3 encodes MEPRKAVPGVHSCGPRVAAGSGTAAELVYHLAGALGTELKELARRFGPEAAARLVPLVVRALELLEKAAVGPDPDSLQVSAQQAEAELRRLREENERLRRELRSGPQEERALLRQLKEVTDRQRDELRAHSRDLQQRSQETEALQEQLQRLLLVNAELRHKLAAVQTQLRAARDRERERELQSQGAVELARDRAAGAGNEQRQEPERATADAGAPENPEDPQPGHPSKAGQCSFSREELEQILQERNELKANVFLLKEELAYFQRELLTDHRVPGLLVEAMKVAVKKQRKKIKAKMLGIPEEAESRRLDIAGFLWSPRALMNDPHISSLLFPASVTMKTAHGSCSPVIREPTLHPLSPEYKVSLACPIRVKQRPPKPRPAAWLPVS; translated from the exons ATGGAGCCCAGGAAGGCGGTGCCTGGGGTGCATAGCTGCGGGCCTCGGGTGGCCGCGGGGTCAGGGACGGCTGCGGAGCTCGTGTACCATCTAGCGGGGGCCCTGGGCACGGAGCTGAAGGAGCTGGCGCGCCGCTTCGGGCCGGAGGCGGCGGCCAGGCTGGTGCCGCTCGTGGTGCGGGCGCTGGAGCTCCTGGAAAAGGCTGCGGTGGGGCCGGACCCAGACTCA CTGCAGGTGTCCGCGCAGCAGGCCGAAGCGGAGCTGCGGCGGCTGCGGGAGGAGAACGAGCGCCTCCGCAGGGAGCTGCGCTCCGGGCCACAGG AGGAGCGCGCTCTCCTGAGGCAGCTCAAGGAAGTGACCGACCGCCAGCGGGACGAGCTCCGCGCGCACAGCAGAGACCTGCAGCAGCGCAGCCAGGAGACCGAGGCG CTGCAGGAGCAGCTGCAGCGCCTCCTACTGGTGAACGCGGAGCTGCGGCACAAGCTGGCCGCGGTACAGACTCAGCTGCGCGCCGCGAGGGACCGCGAGAGGGAGCGGGAACTGCAGAGCCAGGGGGCCGTGGAGCTGGCCCGGGATCGGGCCGCGGGCGCCGGGAACGAGCAGAGGCAGGAGCCCGAGCGGGCCACCGCAGACGCAGGAGCCCCGGAGAACCCTGAGGACCCG CAGCCAGGCCACCCCTCCAAGGCAGGACAGTGCAGCTTCAGTCGAGAGGAGCTCGAGCAGATCCTTCAGGAGCGGAATGAGCTCAAAGCCAATGTGTTCCTGCTGAAGGAGGAGTTGGCCTACTTCCAGCG GGAGCTGCTCACAGACCACCGGGTTCCTGGGCTTCTGGTTGAGGCCATGAAGGTGGCTGtcaagaagcaaaggaagaagatCAAGGCCAAGATGTTAGGGAtcccagaggaggcagagagcag AAGACTGGACATAGCTGGATTCCTGTGGTCCCCCAGGGCCTTGATGAATGACCCCCacatctcctctctcctcttccctgcctcAGTGACGATGAAGACAGCTCATGGCTCCTGCTCTCCAGTGATAAGGGAGCCCACCCTGCACCCACTGAGTCCAGAATACAAAGTTT CTTTGGCCTGTCCTATCAGGGTGAAACAGAGGCCCCCGAAGCCCAGACCAGCAGCATGGCTCCCAGTGAGCtag
- the RILP gene encoding rab-interacting lysosomal protein isoform X1 produces the protein MEPRKAVPGVHSCGPRVAAGSGTAAELVYHLAGALGTELKELARRFGPEAAARLVPLVVRALELLEKAAVGPDPDSLQVSAQQAEAELRRLREENERLRRELRSGPQEERALLRQLKEVTDRQRDELRAHSRDLQQRSQETEALQEQLQRLLLVNAELRHKLAAVQTQLRAARDRERERELQSQGAVELARDRAAGAGNEQRQEPERATADAGAPENPEDPAGALQQPGHPSKAGQCSFSREELEQILQERNELKANVFLLKEELAYFQRELLTDHRVPGLLVEAMKVAVKKQRKKIKAKMLGIPEEAESRRLDIAGFLWSPRALMNDPHISSLLFPASVTMKTAHGSCSPVIREPTLHPLSPEYKVSLACPIRVKQRPPKPRPAAWLPVS, from the exons ATGGAGCCCAGGAAGGCGGTGCCTGGGGTGCATAGCTGCGGGCCTCGGGTGGCCGCGGGGTCAGGGACGGCTGCGGAGCTCGTGTACCATCTAGCGGGGGCCCTGGGCACGGAGCTGAAGGAGCTGGCGCGCCGCTTCGGGCCGGAGGCGGCGGCCAGGCTGGTGCCGCTCGTGGTGCGGGCGCTGGAGCTCCTGGAAAAGGCTGCGGTGGGGCCGGACCCAGACTCA CTGCAGGTGTCCGCGCAGCAGGCCGAAGCGGAGCTGCGGCGGCTGCGGGAGGAGAACGAGCGCCTCCGCAGGGAGCTGCGCTCCGGGCCACAGG AGGAGCGCGCTCTCCTGAGGCAGCTCAAGGAAGTGACCGACCGCCAGCGGGACGAGCTCCGCGCGCACAGCAGAGACCTGCAGCAGCGCAGCCAGGAGACCGAGGCG CTGCAGGAGCAGCTGCAGCGCCTCCTACTGGTGAACGCGGAGCTGCGGCACAAGCTGGCCGCGGTACAGACTCAGCTGCGCGCCGCGAGGGACCGCGAGAGGGAGCGGGAACTGCAGAGCCAGGGGGCCGTGGAGCTGGCCCGGGATCGGGCCGCGGGCGCCGGGAACGAGCAGAGGCAGGAGCCCGAGCGGGCCACCGCAGACGCAGGAGCCCCGGAGAACCCTGAGGACCCG GCGGGTGCTCTGCAGCAGCCAGGCCACCCCTCCAAGGCAGGACAGTGCAGCTTCAGTCGAGAGGAGCTCGAGCAGATCCTTCAGGAGCGGAATGAGCTCAAAGCCAATGTGTTCCTGCTGAAGGAGGAGTTGGCCTACTTCCAGCG GGAGCTGCTCACAGACCACCGGGTTCCTGGGCTTCTGGTTGAGGCCATGAAGGTGGCTGtcaagaagcaaaggaagaagatCAAGGCCAAGATGTTAGGGAtcccagaggaggcagagagcag AAGACTGGACATAGCTGGATTCCTGTGGTCCCCCAGGGCCTTGATGAATGACCCCCacatctcctctctcctcttccctgcctcAGTGACGATGAAGACAGCTCATGGCTCCTGCTCTCCAGTGATAAGGGAGCCCACCCTGCACCCACTGAGTCCAGAATACAAAGTTT CTTTGGCCTGTCCTATCAGGGTGAAACAGAGGCCCCCGAAGCCCAGACCAGCAGCATGGCTCCCAGTGAGCtag